One part of the Microlunatus elymi genome encodes these proteins:
- a CDS encoding S9 family peptidase, which translates to MTDDHSPATSRPRPVVPEPPVAERRPFTRSHHGDDFDDPYEWLRDKDDPAVVGYLEAENAYTEAVTAELEGLREEIFTDIKSRTQETDLSVPSYATHRWGGRSTAYWYYQRTVEGSEYPIFCRAAAGDRNELPDVEGEITGEQVLLDANAEAGDSEFFSLGAFSVSPTGDLLAYSVDLTGNERFQLRFLDLTSGKRLDDVIDNVAYGAAWAGDDHLFYTRADEAWRPFQVLRHRLGSDPASDPEVFAEPDERFWVGVGSSRDENWVIIDAGSKLTSEVRLLPTSAPESEPRIVAPRRQGVEYEVEPAGDRLLILHNDGAEDFALAQAPLDAQTHEQWQTVLPHQPGVRLQEVDAYQDQIVIGLRRNGLAGIHLIARDADGDLGDGWDIDFDEPLYTVSPMGAGDYDSPDLRLSFTSMITPNSIYDYRVGERKLILRKITPVLDHPTSGAYRKEDYEQRREWATAADGTKIPLSIVYAKTTPLDGSAPAVIYGYGSYEIPMDPSFSIPVLSFLDRGFVYAIAHIRGGGEMGRHWYEQGKTTTKINTFTDFVTAARHLVDAGYTSADRLAARGGSAGGLLMGAVANLAPDAFRAIHAAVPFVDPLTSILMPELPLTVTEWEEWGDPLHDPDIYAYMKSYSPYENLAHKEYPAILATTSLHDTRVLFTEPAKWIAELRRVATNGPERPILLKTEMSAGHGGASGRYKRWHEIAFESAWLIDQVRP; encoded by the coding sequence GTGACCGATGATCATTCCCCGGCAACGTCCCGACCACGACCGGTAGTCCCCGAACCGCCGGTGGCCGAGCGCCGGCCGTTCACCCGCTCCCATCACGGAGACGACTTCGACGATCCGTACGAGTGGCTGCGGGACAAGGACGATCCGGCGGTGGTCGGCTATCTGGAGGCCGAGAACGCCTACACCGAGGCCGTCACCGCCGAACTGGAGGGGCTGCGGGAGGAGATCTTCACCGACATCAAGTCCCGTACTCAGGAGACCGACCTGAGCGTGCCGTCGTACGCGACCCATCGCTGGGGCGGCCGGTCGACGGCGTACTGGTACTACCAGCGCACGGTCGAGGGCTCGGAGTATCCGATCTTCTGCCGCGCCGCGGCCGGCGACCGCAACGAGTTGCCGGACGTCGAGGGCGAGATCACCGGCGAACAGGTGCTGCTGGACGCCAACGCCGAGGCCGGCGACAGCGAGTTCTTCTCGTTGGGCGCGTTCAGCGTCTCGCCGACCGGCGACCTGCTCGCCTACTCGGTGGACCTGACCGGCAACGAACGTTTCCAGCTCCGCTTCCTGGACCTGACCAGCGGCAAGCGGCTGGACGACGTGATCGACAACGTCGCCTACGGCGCGGCCTGGGCCGGTGATGATCATCTGTTCTACACCCGCGCCGACGAGGCGTGGCGCCCGTTCCAGGTGCTGCGGCATCGACTCGGTTCCGATCCGGCGAGCGACCCGGAGGTGTTCGCCGAGCCGGACGAACGGTTCTGGGTCGGCGTCGGCAGCAGTCGGGACGAGAACTGGGTGATCATCGACGCCGGCAGCAAGCTGACCAGTGAGGTCCGGTTGCTGCCGACGTCAGCACCGGAGTCGGAGCCGCGGATCGTTGCACCCCGCCGGCAGGGTGTGGAGTATGAGGTGGAGCCGGCCGGCGACCGGTTGTTGATCTTGCACAACGACGGCGCCGAGGACTTCGCACTGGCCCAGGCGCCGCTCGACGCCCAGACCCACGAGCAGTGGCAGACGGTGCTGCCACATCAGCCCGGGGTACGGCTGCAGGAGGTCGACGCCTACCAAGATCAGATCGTGATCGGCCTACGCCGTAACGGATTGGCCGGCATCCACCTGATCGCGCGGGACGCCGATGGTGATCTTGGTGACGGCTGGGACATCGACTTCGACGAGCCGCTCTACACGGTGTCGCCGATGGGCGCCGGCGACTACGACTCCCCCGATCTGCGGCTGTCCTTCACCTCGATGATCACGCCGAACTCGATCTACGACTACCGGGTCGGCGAACGGAAGTTGATCTTGCGCAAGATCACTCCGGTGCTTGATCATCCGACCAGCGGGGCCTACCGCAAGGAGGACTACGAGCAGCGCCGGGAGTGGGCAACGGCCGCGGACGGCACCAAGATCCCGCTGTCGATCGTGTACGCCAAGACCACCCCGCTGGACGGCTCCGCGCCGGCGGTGATCTACGGCTACGGCTCGTACGAGATCCCGATGGATCCGTCCTTCTCCATCCCCGTGCTTTCCTTCCTGGACAGGGGTTTCGTGTACGCGATCGCCCACATCCGGGGCGGCGGCGAGATGGGCCGGCACTGGTACGAGCAGGGCAAGACCACGACCAAGATCAACACCTTCACCGACTTCGTGACCGCGGCCCGGCACCTCGTCGATGCCGGCTACACCTCCGCCGATCGGCTGGCGGCCCGGGGCGGCAGCGCCGGCGGCCTGTTGATGGGTGCGGTGGCCAACCTGGCCCCGGACGCCTTTCGGGCGATCCACGCCGCGGTGCCGTTCGTGGACCCGCTGACCTCGATACTGATGCCGGAACTTCCGCTGACGGTGACCGAGTGGGAGGAGTGGGGCGACCCGCTGCACGACCCGGACATCTACGCCTACATGAAGTCGTACAGCCCGTACGAAAACCTTGCCCACAAGGAATATCCGGCGATCCTGGCCACCACCAGCTTGCACGACACCCGGGTGCTGTTCACCGAACCGGCGAAGTGGATCGCCGAGCTGCGCCGGGTCGCGACGAACGGACCGGAGCGCCCGATTCTGCTGAAGACGGAGATGTCGGCCGGTCACGGCGGCGCCAGTGGCCGCTACAAGCGCTGGCACGAGATCGCCTTCGAATCCGCCTGGCTGATCGACCAGGTCCGGCCGTAA
- a CDS encoding thioesterase family protein, with translation MNSPDPTGYYERIDEQTLRPTRHAQGAWRESEQHMGPASGLLARALETAFPREDLQLCRISYDILGVIAAQDSTVEVEVVRPGRTIEMIGARMIIGGRTAIRATGWRLATADTAAVVGGTPEPMPGPDAWPGYDISGLWSGGFIDSLDFRVDPASVPGHCRAWLRTPIDVVAGEPSSDLVRMTGLIDSANGIAARRNPREWMFPNTDLTVHYFRTPRLDDGNGWIGIDATSTWGPNGIGVTSAVLHDTHGPVGRSEQILTLRPIPTCQHQEAS, from the coding sequence GTGAACTCCCCCGACCCCACCGGCTACTACGAACGCATCGACGAACAGACGCTCCGGCCGACCCGGCACGCGCAGGGCGCCTGGCGGGAGTCCGAGCAGCACATGGGACCGGCGTCGGGACTGCTGGCTCGTGCACTGGAGACCGCGTTTCCGCGCGAGGACCTGCAGCTGTGCCGGATCAGCTACGACATCCTCGGGGTGATCGCCGCGCAGGACAGCACGGTCGAGGTCGAAGTGGTCCGGCCCGGCCGGACGATCGAGATGATCGGGGCGCGGATGATCATCGGCGGCCGGACCGCGATCCGGGCCACCGGCTGGCGGCTGGCCACCGCGGACACCGCCGCGGTCGTCGGCGGCACCCCCGAGCCGATGCCCGGACCGGACGCCTGGCCGGGCTACGACATCTCCGGTCTGTGGTCGGGTGGGTTCATCGACAGCCTGGACTTCCGGGTCGATCCGGCCTCGGTGCCGGGTCATTGCCGCGCCTGGCTGCGTACGCCGATCGACGTCGTGGCCGGCGAGCCGAGCTCCGATCTGGTCCGGATGACCGGTCTGATCGACTCGGCGAACGGGATCGCCGCCCGCCGCAACCCGCGCGAGTGGATGTTCCCCAACACCGATCTGACGGTGCATTACTTCCGTACGCCGCGGCTCGACGACGGCAACGGCTGGATCGGCATCGACGCGACCTCGACCTGGGGCCCGAACGGGATCGGCGTCACCTCCGCAGTCCTGCACGACACCCACGGGCCGGTCGGCCGGTCCGAGCAGATCCTCACCCTGCGTCCGATCCCGACGTGTCAGCATCAGGAAGCGTCATAG
- a CDS encoding glutamate--cysteine ligase: MGDEVAAQVFTRADRTRYREKTEADLGVLARMLSEQGFDTERPMSGLEIELNLIDDRFEPAMRNAEALSVIADPLFQTELGRFNLEINLPPRRLAGDGLDSFARSVRAALDGADQKISGARLVMIGILPTLRPEHADSEHLSANPRYALLNEQVLRARGEDIKISIDGVEQLRLVTDSVMPEAACTSTQVHLQVEPESFAAYWNAAQAIAGVQLAVGANSPFLFGRRLVDESRVPLFEQATDTRTDDLKAQGVRPRVWFGERWIDSVYDLFEENNRYFAPLLPVVGDEDPAAVLDAGGVPELAELQLHNGTIYRWNRPVYDATGDRPHLRVENRVLPAGPTVIDTMANVAFFAGLVRSLAEADQPVWADLDYEVAAANFQAGVRDGIRARLFWPGSGELPATELVLRKLLPLAADGLRRWEVTADTADRLLDVIERRCLGAVNGATWQTAAVAARERAGADRDSALHGMLGDYRELMATGEPVHTWRMR; encoded by the coding sequence ATGGGAGACGAAGTCGCCGCGCAGGTGTTCACCCGGGCCGACCGGACCCGCTATCGGGAGAAGACCGAGGCGGATCTGGGAGTGCTGGCTCGGATGTTGTCGGAGCAGGGCTTCGATACCGAACGACCGATGAGCGGCCTGGAGATCGAGCTGAACCTGATCGACGACCGGTTCGAGCCGGCGATGCGCAACGCCGAGGCGCTGTCGGTGATCGCCGATCCGCTGTTCCAGACCGAGCTCGGCCGGTTCAACCTGGAGATCAACCTGCCGCCGCGCCGGCTGGCCGGCGACGGGCTCGATTCGTTCGCCAGGTCGGTACGCGCCGCGTTGGACGGTGCCGATCAGAAGATCAGTGGGGCCCGGCTGGTGATGATCGGGATCCTGCCCACGCTGCGGCCCGAACACGCCGACAGCGAGCACCTGTCGGCCAACCCGCGCTACGCCCTGCTGAACGAGCAGGTGCTGCGGGCCCGGGGCGAGGACATCAAGATCAGCATCGACGGTGTCGAACAGCTCCGGCTGGTCACCGATTCGGTGATGCCGGAGGCGGCCTGCACCTCGACCCAGGTGCACCTGCAGGTCGAGCCGGAATCCTTTGCGGCCTACTGGAACGCCGCTCAGGCGATTGCCGGCGTACAGCTGGCGGTGGGTGCGAACTCTCCGTTCCTGTTCGGGCGGCGGCTGGTCGACGAGTCCCGGGTGCCGCTGTTCGAGCAGGCGACCGACACCCGCACGGACGACCTGAAGGCCCAGGGTGTACGCCCGCGGGTCTGGTTCGGCGAACGCTGGATCGACTCCGTCTACGACCTGTTCGAGGAGAACAACCGCTACTTCGCGCCCCTGCTGCCGGTGGTCGGCGACGAGGACCCGGCCGCGGTGCTGGACGCCGGCGGCGTACCCGAACTTGCCGAGTTGCAACTGCACAACGGCACCATCTACCGCTGGAACCGACCGGTCTACGACGCCACCGGCGATCGGCCGCACTTGCGGGTGGAGAACCGGGTGCTGCCGGCCGGCCCGACGGTGATCGACACCATGGCCAATGTTGCTTTCTTTGCAGGCCTGGTCCGCTCGCTCGCCGAGGCGGACCAGCCGGTGTGGGCGGACCTGGACTACGAGGTCGCGGCCGCGAACTTCCAGGCCGGCGTCCGCGACGGCATCCGTGCCCGGCTGTTCTGGCCGGGCAGCGGCGAACTGCCGGCCACCGAGCTGGTGCTGCGCAAGCTGCTGCCGCTGGCCGCCGACGGGCTGCGTCGCTGGGAGGTCACCGCAGACACCGCCGATCGGCTGCTCGACGTGATCGAGCGGAGGTGCCTCGGTGCGGTCAACGGGGCGACCTGGCAGACTGCGGCGGTAGCAGCACGCGAACGGGCAGGTGCGGATCGCGACTCGGCCTTGCACGGCATGCTCGGCGACTATCGCGAGCTGATGGCAACGGGCGAGCCGGTGCACACATGGAGGATGAGATGA
- a CDS encoding universal stress protein: MTGTDQSADSTGTESTVVVGYSAKPEGRAALARGIAMARLSGAKIVIVHTAPDDDAPDVRAQLDASGLAYDIHQAPDVLDPAEELIKVSEASADAMIVIGLRRRSPVGKLLLGSNAQRILLDASCPVLAVKAE; encoded by the coding sequence ATGACGGGCACTGATCAGAGCGCTGATTCGACGGGCACCGAGTCGACCGTGGTGGTCGGCTATTCCGCCAAACCGGAGGGCCGGGCCGCGCTGGCCCGCGGCATCGCGATGGCACGCCTCAGCGGCGCCAAGATCGTCATCGTGCACACCGCGCCGGACGACGACGCGCCGGACGTACGCGCCCAACTGGACGCATCCGGACTGGCGTACGACATCCATCAGGCGCCCGACGTGCTGGACCCCGCCGAAGAGTTGATCAAGGTTTCTGAAGCTTCTGCCGATGCCATGATCGTCATCGGGCTGCGCCGTCGCTCACCGGTGGGAAAGTTGTTGCTGGGCAGCAATGCGCAGCGGATCCTGCTCGACGCGTCCTGCCCCGTACTGGCCGTCAAAGCGGAGTAG
- a CDS encoding RNA polymerase sigma factor, with translation MHSVPVSERFFVTPTSNARPADGRVSAATSAASKIDAPVKKAPAKKTSKSTTRKSPLQAVEDPTVAENGEAATDGARQAAKKTAAKKAPGSKASAKTSRAKGGRKSKTETDISVEVDGSDVVLTVSGKKRSLDDVDESKFDQAEEGKLEKELVEENQGFSLSDADDADEPEQQVLAAGATADPVKDYLKQIGKVALLNAEQEVELAKRIEAGLFADEQLGDSKAKIKEVERVDYEWIAEDGRRAKNHLLEANLRLVVSLAKRFTGRGMMFLDLIQEGNMGLIRAVEKFDYTKGYKFSTYATWWIRQAITRAMADQARTIRIPVHMVEVINKLARVQRQMLQDLGREPTPEELAKELDMTPEKVVEVQKYGREPISLHTPLGEDGDSEFGDLIEDSEAVVPADAVGFTLLQEQLHDVLDTLSEREAGVVSMRFGLTDGQPKTLDEIGKVYGVTRERIRQIESKTMSKLRHPSRSQVLRDYLD, from the coding sequence ATGCATTCCGTACCGGTAAGCGAGAGGTTCTTTGTGACACCCACCTCCAATGCCCGACCGGCCGACGGACGCGTTTCCGCTGCGACCTCCGCAGCCAGCAAGATCGACGCGCCCGTCAAGAAGGCCCCCGCCAAGAAGACGTCGAAGTCCACGACGAGGAAGTCACCCCTGCAGGCCGTCGAGGATCCCACCGTCGCCGAGAACGGCGAGGCGGCGACCGACGGCGCCAGGCAGGCGGCCAAGAAGACCGCAGCGAAGAAGGCGCCCGGCAGCAAGGCGTCGGCGAAGACCAGCCGCGCCAAGGGTGGCCGCAAGTCCAAGACCGAGACCGACATCTCCGTCGAGGTCGACGGCTCCGACGTCGTACTGACGGTCAGCGGCAAGAAGCGCAGCCTCGACGACGTCGACGAGTCCAAGTTCGACCAGGCCGAGGAAGGCAAGCTGGAGAAGGAACTGGTCGAGGAGAACCAGGGCTTCAGCCTGTCCGACGCCGACGACGCGGATGAGCCGGAGCAGCAGGTGCTCGCCGCCGGCGCCACCGCCGACCCGGTCAAGGACTACCTGAAGCAGATCGGCAAGGTTGCGCTGCTGAATGCCGAGCAGGAGGTCGAGCTGGCCAAGCGGATCGAGGCCGGCCTGTTCGCCGACGAGCAGCTGGGCGACAGCAAGGCCAAGATCAAGGAGGTCGAGCGGGTCGACTACGAGTGGATCGCCGAGGACGGCCGGCGGGCCAAGAATCACCTGCTGGAGGCCAACCTCCGGCTGGTCGTGAGCCTGGCCAAGCGGTTCACCGGCCGCGGGATGATGTTCCTGGACCTCATCCAAGAGGGCAACATGGGCCTGATCCGTGCGGTCGAGAAGTTCGACTACACCAAGGGCTACAAGTTCTCCACCTACGCCACCTGGTGGATCCGGCAGGCGATCACCCGGGCGATGGCCGACCAGGCCCGGACCATCCGGATCCCGGTGCACATGGTCGAGGTGATCAACAAGCTGGCCCGGGTGCAGCGGCAGATGCTGCAGGATCTCGGCCGCGAGCCCACTCCGGAGGAGCTCGCCAAGGAGCTCGACATGACCCCGGAGAAGGTCGTCGAGGTGCAGAAGTACGGCCGTGAGCCGATCTCCCTGCACACCCCGCTGGGCGAGGACGGCGACTCCGAGTTCGGTGACCTGATCGAGGACTCCGAGGCCGTCGTACCGGCCGATGCGGTCGGCTTCACCCTGCTGCAGGAACAGCTGCACGACGTGCTGGACACCCTCAGCGAGCGCGAGGCCGGCGTGGTGTCGATGCGCTTCGGCCTGACCGACGGCCAGCCGAAGACGCTGGACGAGATCGGCAAGGTGTATGGCGTCACCCGGGAGCGGATCCGGCAGATCGAGTCCAAGACGATGTCGAAGCTGCGCCACCCCTCGAGGTCCCAGGTCCTGCGGGATTACCTGGACTGA
- a CDS encoding DUF7455 domain-containing protein: MSTSVIDDAALTAADRCDRCGAQAYVRVTMPGGSQLLFCAHHGKEHADKLKQVALKIQDETANIG, encoded by the coding sequence GTGAGCACTTCAGTCATCGACGATGCAGCCCTGACTGCGGCTGATCGCTGCGATCGTTGCGGCGCGCAGGCCTACGTACGCGTGACCATGCCGGGCGGTTCGCAGCTTCTTTTCTGCGCCCATCACGGCAAGGAGCACGCCGACAAGCTCAAGCAGGTCGCCCTGAAGATCCAGGACGAGACCGCCAACATCGGCTGA
- a CDS encoding DNA gyrase/topoisomerase IV subunit B, with product MNQSASVRKSAAPADQGREYEARHLLVLEGLEAVRKRPGMYIGSTDTRGLMHCVWELIDNTVDEALGGFGDHVEVFLNADGSISVHDHARGIPVDKEPRTGLSGVEVVMTRLHAGGKFGGGSYNAAGGLHGVGLSVVNALSSRVDVEVDRNSATWGMSFQRGVPGTFAGPGEKAKFTAGGELQKLKRIKKGVTGTRITCWPDRQIFHKDAELSLEVLKGRLRQTSFLVPGLALTITDARGRGEPEVETFKHDGGITEFCEYLAEDEAVTDVIRLQGGEQFTETVPMLDDDGHMTPTDVDRDLDVDVAVRWGKGYESKVRSFVNVIATPKGGTHLQGFERSLTKTFGKVLEGTRLLKSGEEVIKDDILEGMTAVITVRLAEPQFEGQTKEVLGTPAVTRLVSKVVDCELSAFLTSTKRDAKAQARTVLEKVVSASRARVAARQHKEAQRRKNALESSSLPPKLKDCRSNDVDRCELFIVEGDSALGTAQAARNSEFQALLPIRGKILNVQKASVGDMLKNAECASIIQVVGAGSGRSFDLDAARYGKIIFMADADSDGAHIRTLLATLFFRYMRPLVEAGRVYSAVPPLHRFELTNPKKGMERYVYTYNDQEYQRKAAELTKKGIKYKEPQRYKGLGEMDAHQLSETTMDPRYRMLRRLTVDDVAAAELTFELLMGNDVAPRREFLVDSAYQLDAATIDA from the coding sequence GTGAATCAGTCCGCATCGGTCAGAAAGTCAGCAGCCCCGGCCGACCAGGGCCGGGAGTACGAGGCTCGTCATCTGCTCGTCCTGGAGGGCCTGGAAGCCGTCCGCAAGCGCCCCGGCATGTACATCGGATCGACCGACACCCGCGGTCTGATGCACTGCGTCTGGGAGCTGATCGACAACACCGTGGACGAGGCGCTGGGCGGCTTCGGCGATCACGTCGAGGTGTTCCTGAACGCCGACGGCAGCATCTCGGTTCATGATCACGCTCGCGGCATCCCGGTGGACAAGGAGCCGCGAACCGGCCTCAGCGGGGTCGAGGTGGTGATGACCCGACTGCATGCCGGCGGCAAGTTCGGTGGGGGCTCGTACAACGCGGCCGGTGGTCTGCACGGGGTCGGCCTGTCGGTGGTGAACGCGCTGTCGTCGCGGGTCGACGTCGAGGTCGATCGCAACTCCGCCACCTGGGGAATGTCCTTCCAGCGTGGCGTTCCGGGCACGTTCGCCGGGCCGGGGGAGAAGGCGAAGTTCACCGCAGGTGGCGAGCTGCAGAAGCTGAAGCGGATCAAGAAGGGGGTCACCGGCACCCGGATCACCTGCTGGCCGGACCGGCAGATCTTCCACAAGGACGCCGAGCTCTCGCTGGAGGTGTTGAAGGGCCGGCTGCGGCAGACCAGTTTCCTGGTGCCCGGGCTGGCGCTGACCATCACCGACGCCCGCGGCCGCGGCGAGCCGGAGGTGGAGACCTTCAAACACGACGGCGGGATCACCGAATTCTGCGAGTACCTGGCCGAGGACGAGGCCGTCACCGACGTGATCCGGTTGCAGGGCGGCGAGCAGTTCACCGAGACCGTGCCGATGCTCGACGACGACGGGCACATGACACCGACCGATGTGGATCGTGACCTCGACGTCGACGTCGCGGTGCGCTGGGGCAAGGGGTACGAGTCCAAGGTGCGGTCGTTCGTGAACGTGATCGCCACCCCGAAGGGGGGCACCCATCTGCAGGGGTTCGAGCGATCGCTGACCAAGACCTTCGGCAAGGTGCTGGAGGGTACCCGGCTGCTGAAGAGCGGGGAGGAGGTGATCAAGGACGACATCCTCGAGGGGATGACGGCGGTGATCACCGTCCGGCTCGCCGAGCCGCAGTTCGAGGGGCAGACCAAGGAGGTGCTCGGCACCCCGGCGGTCACCCGGTTGGTCAGCAAGGTCGTCGATTGCGAGCTCAGTGCGTTCCTCACCTCGACCAAACGCGATGCGAAAGCCCAGGCTCGTACGGTGCTGGAGAAGGTCGTCTCGGCGTCGCGGGCTCGGGTTGCCGCGCGGCAGCACAAGGAGGCCCAGCGCCGGAAGAACGCGTTGGAGTCATCCAGCCTGCCGCCCAAGTTGAAGGACTGCCGCAGCAACGACGTCGATCGCTGCGAACTGTTCATCGTCGAGGGCGACTCGGCGCTGGGCACCGCGCAGGCGGCCCGGAACTCCGAATTCCAGGCCCTGCTGCCGATCCGCGGAAAGATCTTGAACGTGCAGAAGGCGTCCGTCGGCGACATGCTGAAGAACGCCGAGTGCGCCTCCATCATCCAGGTCGTCGGCGCCGGATCCGGTCGCAGTTTCGATCTTGATGCGGCTCGCTACGGCAAGATCATCTTCATGGCCGACGCGGACTCCGACGGCGCCCACATCCGTACCCTGCTGGCGACCTTGTTCTTCCGCTACATGCGGCCGCTGGTGGAGGCAGGGCGGGTCTACTCCGCGGTGCCGCCGTTGCATCGCTTCGAGCTGACCAACCCGAAGAAGGGGATGGAGAGGTACGTCTACACGTACAACGATCAGGAGTATCAGCGCAAGGCCGCCGAGCTGACCAAGAAGGGCATCAAGTACAAGGAACCCCAACGCTACAAGGGACTTGGCGAGATGGACGCCCACCAGCTCTCCGAGACCACGATGGATCCGCGCTATCGGATGCTGCGCCGGCTGACCGTCGACGACGTCGCCGCGGCCGAGCTGACCTTCGAGTTGCTGATGGGCAACGACGTCGCGCCGCGGCGTGAGTTCCTGGTCGACAGTGCCTACCAGCTGGACGCCGCCACCATCGACGCCTGA
- a CDS encoding phytanoyl-CoA dioxygenase family protein, with amino-acid sequence MTTLLTELADAPTRYEQLGVVQVRGLLTTDEITRIRDVFTDQVERDSSLGHDDHVPEDDVLRRYPRFVHPHRHPDTEAGRIARSLMLDRRIFDVVESLIGPAFAAQSMFYFKPPTARGQAMHQDNLFLQAHPETCIAAWIGIDRCAADNGGLAVVPGSHRIQVLCPEPADESESFTNIQVPLPEGVEITQTELEPGDVLFFHGSLVHGSRPNTSDRFRRSLIFHYVPQASREVAKFYNPLIARTGEEVSIAESADGGACGDGWQPGPH; translated from the coding sequence ATGACGACGTTGTTGACCGAGCTCGCCGACGCTCCGACGCGGTACGAGCAACTCGGGGTCGTGCAGGTACGTGGCCTACTCACCACCGACGAGATCACGCGTATCCGTGACGTTTTCACCGATCAGGTCGAGCGGGACAGCTCGCTGGGGCACGATGATCACGTACCCGAGGACGACGTGCTGCGCCGCTATCCGCGCTTTGTTCACCCGCATCGGCACCCCGATACCGAGGCTGGACGGATCGCGCGGTCGCTGATGCTCGATCGGCGGATCTTCGATGTGGTGGAGTCGCTGATCGGCCCCGCCTTCGCGGCGCAGTCCATGTTCTACTTCAAGCCGCCGACTGCGCGTGGGCAGGCGATGCATCAGGACAATCTGTTCCTGCAGGCGCATCCGGAGACCTGCATCGCGGCGTGGATCGGGATCGACCGGTGCGCGGCCGACAACGGCGGGCTGGCGGTGGTGCCGGGGTCGCATCGGATCCAGGTGCTCTGCCCGGAGCCGGCCGACGAGTCCGAGTCGTTCACCAACATCCAAGTGCCGCTGCCCGAAGGCGTCGAGATCACCCAGACCGAACTGGAGCCGGGAGATGTGCTGTTCTTCCACGGCAGCCTGGTGCACGGGTCTCGCCCCAACACCAGTGATCGTTTCCGGCGCTCGCTGATCTTCCACTACGTCCCTCAGGCGTCGCGCGAGGTGGCAAAGTTCTACAACCCGCTGATCGCACGCACCGGTGAGGAAGTGAGCATCGCGGAATCGGCCGACGGTGGCGCCTGCGGAGACGGCTGGCAGCCCGGTCCGCACTGA
- a CDS encoding NAD(P)-binding domain-containing protein, protein MQILNSLVIGAGQAGLSASYHLQRRGIEHLLLDSDSGPGGAWQHRWDALTMRDVHGIAELPGSEPPARDGRRANEVVPAYFARYEAEHRLPVLRPVRVKSVRDDHGLLRVDAEDRSWWTRTLINATGTWSHPFVPHCPGMETFLGDQLHTVDYPGPDRFRGKRVLVVGGGASAVQFLGALAPITDTLWVTRREPSWRTDEFTPEIGRSAVALVEDRVSRGLPPASVVSVTGLILRDQEREAEWLGAYADRRPMFARIEPDGVRWADGSFEPVDVILWATGFRPAIGHLAPLRLRSPQGGIQLSDHGKGTTAVADPRVQLVGYGPSASTIGANRAGRIAARGVARRLADAPRLLDDQLLATAH, encoded by the coding sequence GTGCAGATCCTGAACAGTCTGGTGATCGGCGCCGGTCAGGCCGGACTGTCCGCCTCCTACCACCTGCAGCGGCGTGGCATAGAACATCTCTTGCTGGACAGCGATTCCGGCCCCGGCGGCGCCTGGCAGCATCGCTGGGACGCGTTGACGATGCGGGACGTGCACGGCATCGCCGAATTGCCCGGCAGCGAGCCGCCGGCCCGCGACGGACGTCGCGCCAACGAAGTGGTGCCGGCCTACTTCGCCCGGTACGAGGCCGAGCATCGGCTGCCCGTGCTCCGGCCGGTGCGGGTGAAGTCGGTCCGTGATGATCATGGTCTGCTGCGGGTCGATGCCGAGGATCGCAGCTGGTGGACTCGTACGCTGATCAACGCCACCGGGACCTGGTCACATCCGTTCGTGCCGCACTGTCCGGGGATGGAGACCTTCCTCGGCGATCAACTGCATACCGTCGACTATCCCGGTCCCGACCGGTTCCGCGGCAAGCGGGTCCTGGTCGTCGGCGGGGGCGCCTCGGCGGTTCAGTTCCTGGGTGCGCTGGCGCCGATCACCGACACGCTGTGGGTGACCCGGCGGGAGCCGTCCTGGCGGACCGACGAATTCACCCCGGAGATCGGCCGGTCCGCGGTCGCGTTGGTCGAGGACCGAGTGAGTCGCGGACTGCCGCCCGCCAGCGTTGTGAGCGTCACCGGGCTGATCCTTCGCGACCAGGAACGGGAGGCCGAGTGGCTCGGTGCCTACGCCGATCGGCGGCCGATGTTCGCACGGATCGAGCCGGACGGCGTCCGCTGGGCCGACGGCTCGTTCGAACCGGTCGACGTGATCCTGTGGGCCACCGGCTTCCGACCGGCGATCGGCCACCTGGCCCCGCTGCGGCTGCGCAGCCCGCAGGGCGGCATCCAGCTCAGTGATCATGGCAAGGGCACCACCGCCGTTGCCGACCCTCGAGTTCAGCTGGTCGGCTACGGACCATCGGCGAGCACCATCGGTGCCAACCGGGCCGGCCGGATCGCTGCCCGCGGAGTCGCACGCCGGCTCGCCGACGCGCCCCGGCTGCTCGATGATCAACTGCTGGCGACAGCCCACTGA